The genome window CTCCACACCAAGTTCCTTGTATCAGCCGTAAGAGCACAAGAAACCACCATGCAGCAATTTATGGATTTCATGAACTCAATATTATTTGCTCAACGTTCATTGTTTCAAAAGATTATAATCCTTAAACAATCACAGCACATACTAAATTTGATTGACATGCATTTTTCACACAAGTATATGTCAAAATTTAGTCAGAAAATCTTAAGACTTAAAACCTTGAGTTCAAACTGAAGTTCTTTAAGTTTACACACATCTGGGTTTTCGACTAGTTCACGACCTACATTGACCACTACTATAATGCTGGGAGTTTATCCCTTTTGAGTCGGCAGTAATTTGTATCTCAGTTCACTTGTTGTTGGCTTCCGTAGAAAGCGTAAGCGCCATACGGTGGTAATACGTACATACCTGGGTAGTGAGGAGATAAACTGTATCCATCATACACCTGCCCTCCATAGTAAGCACCATTCCACCGCTTGCCACGTTCAGCTCTTGACTGTCAAAAACAGAAAAAGATCGGCAAGAGTAAATGATTTGACCTGTGATTTAGTTCACATTTAGATGAAGGATAAAATCCTACAGGTTTTTGCTACACCAAATAACCAATCAGACATAAGCCAACCTCAGCTAACATCCTCCATTTGCTCCTCAACAGAAGGGGCTTTTAGCCATCCAATTGCTAAATAAAGGTTTTATTTGGAAAATTGCAGGGACAACCACCAGCATCAAACTGCTCTGCCACGCTAGAGGAATTAAGAGTGGCAGAGTGGAAGGAACAAAGGAGATGAGGAGCAACATCCGTTTCTTTCTAATGTTGCTGGACTGAACTAAACCGGGATAAATGCCATCCAACACAGAGTGGACGACAACAAGGCCAGTAAGACATCAGAGGTAACAAGCATATCCCTAGTAGGAAGATGGGGGGATAAAGTTTTAGCTGAGAGGTGGAAATGGAGAACAAGAAAACTGCAATCACTAAATGTTGATTATCAAATAACAAGAAGCATCCTGACTGGTTAGCCAGATACCCATTAAACCTAATCCACTGATCAAAAGATTAAAGGCTGAGAATCTCTactttgataataataataataataatgagagaATTCTCATGCAAACTCAAGCTCCAACACTTTTGTGGGTTAAATTTTTTCTTCAAGACTTCTGTGAAGCCAAATGTAGGTAGGCACTGTAATATATACACCTCACACCAGGACAACTTGCTTAGTACAAGATTGTATAAAAATGGAATATGCATAGGTGAAAGCATCCCATTTTTTTGATCTCTCTACCTCTATCGATGATTTGAAAACACTAGTCAGCTTAAGACCAGTTAAAATGAACACTACTGACATCCTTATTGCCAATTTGGGTCCTAGTAGTTATATGACAATTGCTGCTCATTTTAACCATCCCCAAGCTCTATAGACAGAGCCCTATAGAGCCCACAACAACCTGGAAGGTTCAGTTCTGTTTGTGCAAACTCCATGGTTTTGATAATCTAAATTTAGTCTCAATCTAGAGAATTTTATGGCTGATAAAAAATATGACTGAAATTCTATTAACCATGATCCAAATTGGAAGGGTTTTGGCAGCATAGGAAATTAAGCTTGTCTATGATAATTTCAGCAGCCAGGCAGAGCCATATCTTTTTTTCATTTACAAAGGCAGAGCCATATCTTAACCTCAGAAGACTTCCTAAAAGATTCATTTACAGATTAAACCTCAATCATCGGAAGACTAATGTCCCTTGCaggataaaaaaaaaaccaaatgctTGAAATTGTACATCTAGGAGTCAGTACCTGCTTTTTTGCAGGGTTGCGACCCCAAGACAGGCGAACTGTTTGCTTGCCAATAATTGTACCATTTAACTGTTGCATTGCTTCTTCAGCATTATTTCTGCATGGTTAGAAAAAAACATATATACAGCACTATAATCTATCTACTATAAACTTCAGAATAAGATAAATGCTATGTTTCACTTCAAGTATAATGTTCAGAAAAACACTAACAAAATGTACCTGTGAACAAAAAGCACAAAACCACATTGCTTTCCAACAGGAATTTTAACGGAGGCAACCTCACCATAGCGAGAAAAAGCTTCCTTAAGATCATCTTCATTGACATCTGGATCAAGCCCTCCAACAAATACCTTCAGTAGAAAACATATTATTAAAGGGCAGTATAAATACAGGATACCTCTATAAACACGTACAGACAAAATGTCCTTACTGTTGTATTAGCTGAATCCATGTCTGTTTGGGAGCCTGCTGCAGATGCACCATTTGGCCCAAAACCACCTAATAAATGCATGGTTTAGACTTGCAAGGGCAATTGTTTAGGGTAAAAAAACTAGGATCTAAAatgaagaaatataaaaaatatagacaACTACAGTGGACCTTTGCAAATTGAACCCTGGTGTACATAActaacaaaacacaaaactgaGAGTGGATAAATACTGCCACTGTGTACGGATAAGATGAAGCATTTGtctcaagttatattcaagattgAGAGCCATCTACCAGTGCGACTAAGCCAGCAGAATTAAGTGAAACTCAAGATTAAGGTCAACCATAATCTTTACATCTATGTTTGAATATTATAGAGTTTTTTCTTATTTAGAATTATATCATGTTTCATAACTATTCTAATGTACTATCATAAAAAATGCATGCTGAGtcctctttgaatttgctagagtCCAAATTGGAGTAGAAATGCCCCCACAAGACCAAGCCTTTCAACAAGGACAGGGCATGTCTGCCTAAAATGCTTCCTTTCTGAAACCATGGAATACTCCATTCTGAAACAAAGACCGGACATAACTCCCTGTCCCCATTTGATACACTAAAATAGAGTATACGGAACACTTTCTGAGTGTAAACAACAACGATCCTACATAAGAGGAACCTATTCCTACTCATTAGTCTTATGGTAATTCCTGTTCATACCATGCAATAACAATGTCGCCCATTCCTGATTTGATCCTATAACCTGAATCAAAACTATTTTATAAAGTATTCTTCATGGCAGAAAATAACATGCATGTTCCCACGTGATTTCTCCTCTTCTTCACCACCATTAACCGGTGGGTTCAACTAGGACTCCTCTCCACTTCTTgctatccttctcttctttctccttttcttctcgTCCTGGATTAATCATCTTAAACCCTGGTCCAATCACAACGACAGAAGCAGGTTGTTTTTATCCACTAAAAGTCTTATCACCAATGGTTGGATCTCAAATTTAAGATACCCCAAaaagaaagtgaaaaaaaatcaataatcaaaCTGAAGCCCTTCTTGGCTGAAGCTCCAACATGGTTTGTATTATAGTTCCATGAACTATTTAAATGTGCATAGTAACTTCCACTTTAACTTTCCATGATGATAGCACAATAGAtcattgcatcttgagataaatttCCTGAATAGAACTGCACCAGACACTAAGTTTTTGTTGGATTTATTTTTAATGTCCAACATAATTGCTCGTTCCTTTAACTGGTCGACCACAGCCATAGGGTGGACACAAAACCCAACCATCCTCTAGAGGGAAAAGCATAAATATATTCCAACATGAAAGCAATAAAAAGCAGAAAAGAATAACAAGAAGATTGGGCCCAGAAGATTTTGCATTCACCAAATTGGACACAACGAATTTTTGCTTACAATCAAATGTAACAAACAAAGAATATCCACAAAAAATAAGACTCGAGTATAGAGAATATTAAGCTATGAAGGCAATTTATGCAGAATGGTTCAGAAGTAGATCACAAAAGAAGACCTATTGCAGCATGCATCATCAGAGATAATCTGTGGAACACATTGAAACATTCTAGCATCTCAAGGCATTATCCATGCTGCATAAATAATTAGATTGACATCAGAAGATCTGAAGATTCAGAACTTTCTTCATACTAGAGAAATTTTATAGTGATCAGGACTAACTGAATCAAGAAAGTATCATGTTAGCACCAGCTACGAATGACCTAAGCTGTGGGCCAACTTTGTAAAACGATCAACTTAGAAAAGAGATGACAATGATGGGACAAAAGATAAACACATACCAGAAAACCTTTTAGGTGTAGCAAGGCCAACCCGCATAGGCCTCGTGGAACAATAAACACCATTCATCTCAGTGATGGCAAGTTTCTTCTCATTTTCATCCCCAAATCTTACAAACCCATAACCTTTTGAACGGCCAGTATGTGCATCCACAACCACTTTTGCTCCTTTTACTGATGAGTATTTAGTAACAAATGTTTCTTGCAAAATCGTATCAGTAACATCAGAAGCTAAATCGCCTACAAAAATGGAGTGATCAGAAGCAAGATCCGAGTGTTTATCACCCATGCTAAATGATGCCCAATTTAACCGATATGGATGATTAGTGTTTGGCATTAAATGGCTGCCGAAGCTCTGAAGTATGTTTTCAGCTGTCGCATGTGAATGAAACTCAACAAACCCATAACCCTCTGATTGTCCTGTCTGTTTATTGCGAATCACCTTTATAGAGACAACCTGTGTATCAAAACACATGTACAGATATACATATCAGGTTAGTTTCAAGTGTGTGTTCATACAACAATATCAGGTTACTTTTATAGAGACAACCTGTGTATCAAAACACATGTACAGATATACACATCAGGTTAGTTTCAAGTCTGTGGTCATACAACAATATAAGGTTACCTTCTAGTCTCCTACACATGCAACAAATCATAACTCAAAATATGATAAGTACAAGCATCTACTTTTCAAAATGAAATTAACCATTCTTTAGTTTGTGCATACTTAATGACTAATCATCAGATTAGTGTCAATACCACGACCACAATAGACTAGAATTGCAAGAGAGAAGGAAAAACTTAATGGAACCCGAGAAGGATAGGTGCATCCAACTGATATTGGCTGATTCCAACCATTTTCAGCAAAAGCAAAGGTGGGTTAAAATATTGGGAAGAATAACGTGGGTATGGCCAATTCAAGACCAGATCTTCCAATCCAGATCTATCCTTCAGACCTTGAATGAAGTAGTACCTAGACAACAAGAGGCAAGTTAAGCAAGGATATAGGCAAAATTATGGTAAGATTTGGAGCAAGGCAAGCCAAAGAAGGTTGGTTTCCATGGTGTCTCAGATAGCATCAAAATAGGACTAGCTGCAAATAAGGATCATAACAATGTAATACTGTTAATAAAATACACATGCGTTTTAACCTTTCCTACTTAATGCATGTGACTTTGTCAAGTTTTAGCCTTGACTACTGATACTTGGTCCGTTTGCCTAATTGACAAGACACATGAGTGGCATAAGTGGGGATGATGTTCAATCCTTATAATTTAAGCAAACAAATCTAAGAAGGAAGCAGTTATTGTGTGCCTTAAGTACAAAAAAAAGCCAGAGAACAGTCGTAAAAGAAATTGCATATCCCTAAGCTTCAGATGCATGTAGAAATTGTCCGAAGTAAAGCATATCCACAATGTTACATATATTTCCTGAGGAAAAGATGCCATGCAAATtagacaataataataataatcaatctaTAAATATTGGGGAGGCAACAGATGATTTGTCTTCACAATGTTAGCTGGTCAACAAAGGCCACTTTTCTTGAAAGCAATTTCCTTAATTTTGAAGTATAAGAAGAAGTTCTATCCCACCAACGGAATGGACAGTCATTTACAGATTAGAATGCTTTTATAAACCAATTATTCCCTAAGTAAAATttcccaaaaaatatatataacaacAGTTGAGATTAAATTTCGCAATGGTATGTTTAAAATGTAGCTTTTATAGTCTTAATTTCTAacataaatgataaaattatCCACATCTCATGCAGATATAAACTAAAAGGAATCATTATCATTTTGTTCATGCATCCGGCGACCTATAAGCTCAAACATCCATATATACTCCaagcatatatatatagcaaACGGAAGGATTCAGGAAGACCCAATTCATATTTAAGAAAGAGAATAATCTTCTCATCAATTAGGAAGAACGACAACATCTGGCGGGGGAAGTTTAAACCCTGACCTCACCACTGTGGCCGAAGCAACTGTGGAGGTAGTTCTCGTCCATCCAGTAGTGGAGATCCCCTACCCAGATCGTCCGCTTCTCGTCCTCCGCAGCGGCGTCCACGGCCTGATGGAGGCGGATCGATTTCAacggcggcggcgggggaggaGGCGTGGGGGTCTGGCGGTAGGCCACGAAGGGGTGCCCATACGGTGGCGGCGCCATCATCGGGTGCTGCATCACCATCGCTGGCGCCGGGTACCGCACAGCGGCCCAGGGCTGGGGCGGCGGGGTGCGCCGCGGATCTACGCCAGCCACCGGTTGCATCTtcgccgtcgccgccgctacgATGAAGTCGGCGAGCGAGGCACGCGGAGCCACACAGAGCGATGCCGAGGAGGGGGGGGTCGCGTGGCGGCGGCGAAGGGTTTAAATAGGGACGCGGCTTCGAAACGATGTTTGATGCTGGCCGTCAGATCATGATGCAGCTGGCGCGATCTTCGTTAATTGCTAGGGGGAGGCCCCAGGGCGGCGGGTTTGGGATTGGACCAGATCCGAGTTTGTGCCGGACCGTGACAAACCAACTCTGTACCGGTTTATGACAACATGTCGGTTCCGGTTTAATCAACACCGATCTTGTACTAATGGGCCGGGCTATCATAGCCCATACATTGAGGTTAAGGGATGCAGTGGAAGCCCAATTAACTTATTGAGTAAAGATATAAATTGACATGAATATTTAATGTGTTACTATTATTAATTTAGACTAAGAATATTTTTAGTTTAGACTTTAAAAAAATTAGTATATTAGCTATCATATTGGGTTTGGTCATGACAAATGATATCGAAAATGATCTATTATTAGAGATGAGGAGGGACTTGGATCTTATATACATCATAGGTTATGTTCCGGAGTCATAAGGTTAGATATATCAATTCAAACTTTACATTGGTTAAAGTCCTGAGTTTAGGTTTCTCTTTTACATGTGATAAGTAGTTCTTTATGATTTAGATGCACAGTTGGTATTAATCATACACCTGATTAAATGATTCTGTATGATTCAAAAAGGATCATATGATGCCGATCAATGTCATTTGGCAGGCAGAAGGAACCAACTTTCCTTAACTAATGCCATATTTAATGGAGTCTTCAATCTCCTAAGATTCGGATGGTATCGGAAGATTCGGATCCAAAAGCTAGTCAATCATTCAGATACGAGAGATCTCCAAAAGATTCCACGGCCCAAACAAGCATGTACTGATAAACACTAATAATCTTATCAAGATTTGGAACCTTTGGAGTGTATTGCTTCCGTACTCACCACCTGTTCTTGATAACATAGAGTAGTATGCAAAGGCCATTAGAGCATCAGAAAGCAGCGGAGTCTCCTCCTGCATTTGACCTGCGTCTTGTGATTCTAAAGCACTTGTGCTTGGCAACAATGAAGGTGGGGAGACCGGCTTTCTGCAAGCCCAtgatcacctcacctcaccatggCTTTGTGAGCTGTAGAAAGTTGTCTGATACCCTTCAAATATATCTCAGACTGCATTTAACTTATCATTTGTCATTTTGAACTCCAAGTCCATTGTTCCTATGCTAGAAAAGAAGGTTTGAAATTGGAGGAACACAAAGTTCATGTAGATTgtctttctttttatattttctgATTGGTTAGGTTAAAATTTATGACTTGTTTCAAAAGAACATTCAGAGATATCATACAAGAGCTACCCTTAGCTTCAGAGGATAATATCAGACACTAGTTCTTGAAGTTCTtataaggaaaaaatatatatacttctAATTAGTTAAAGGAAAGAGAAAGTGTGCAGTTTAGATGGAAATaaatcaatagtaaatacaaatcaAACAAAAATCACAGAACAGTGAAGTCTCCTTTTCATTTAAGGGAACATTATTAAGGGCAAAAAGCTGAATGAAACACAAAGGAAAGCTAATCAACACCACGAGGGAAAGACTACAGACACCCAACACATGCATGCAGAAACGTATACACGATGGGGGAGAGAAGCATTCATCTGCATGCTCTTCAGCCACATTGTTTGGACGTGGAACCTTCTTTTATATAGAAAAGGTAGAGAAGCATCGCCTTCTCTCCGTTTACGAGAAGCAGATGCCGGCAGCGACAAAGAGTTCTTTTCATTTTGTTTGGGATCACAGTCTAACAAGAACAAAGATTCGATCGAATGTGATCACACGCTCTTGCCGACAACCTTGTCGTGAAGAGCATGGCCAATACCGGGACTGTGACCTGGAGTAGTTGGACGAACATCTTTATTCTCCATTGAAGAGGGCGCATGCGCTTCAACTTCGACAGGGGGCGACGCAGCCATGACTTGTACTGGCAGTAGTGTTTCTTTTCTGCGACTGTCACCTTGAATTAAGCATCTCCTGCACCCTCTGGTCTTGTCGTCCAGCAAATAGCTTGCCTCAATAGTAGGAGTTACAGTGATAAAGATCACCAGAATAAGAAGAGCAGCAATGCAGCACTTGTTTGCATCCATGGgagagctagagagagagagagagagagagagacaacggGTGTGGAAGATTCTGCTCTCCGCTCCTCTCATTTCTCACAACTATTTATAGTGGTATTAAGCATTAAACAAGAAGTGGACGATGCATTACTCTATAAGTATGCAAAGCTCATTGAAGGAGCACACTATGCTTCTCTCTTTGCgcttcctccttttcttttctttgttaggGCCACCATGATGAACAAGAGTACTCCTTAAACAGTTCATCTTGTAGTCCAAGAGCACAATAAATGTGAGATAAGACCGCGAACGAGGATCATTAAACCAAAAGGATTGAGAAGGTAGTGATGAGGGCAATAACGGCAATGGGACATGGGTTAACATCGGCTGCGCCCGGATGATACCTTGCGCCTCGGTTGACTTGACAGCGCTCGGCCAAAACAGATcagaacgtcgaccgaggcacattaacattctACGCGAGCCCGATCCTTCTCGCCATGCTAACACCGgtgtcagacgttaccaggagtacgatcctgctccctgcaagcgggcacatcaagcAACGGTAACCTTCCTTATAAAAACCCTTGCgctcaggaggaggaggaggaggaggagggaaaaaCAAAGACAAAAACCCCTTGTGACTATCAactgacttgatcatcggaggggtcgggtcgag of Musa acuminata AAA Group cultivar baxijiao chromosome BXJ2-3, Cavendish_Baxijiao_AAA, whole genome shotgun sequence contains these proteins:
- the LOC135606763 gene encoding polyadenylate-binding protein RBP47-like; the encoded protein is MQPVAGVDPRRTPPPQPWAAVRYPAPAMVMQHPMMAPPPYGHPFVAYRQTPTPPPPPPPLKSIRLHQAVDAAAEDEKRTIWVGDLHYWMDENYLHSCFGHSGEVVSIKVIRNKQTGQSEGYGFVEFHSHATAENILQSFGSHLMPNTNHPYRLNWASFSMGDKHSDLASDHSIFVGDLASDVTDTILQETFVTKYSSVKGAKVVVDAHTGRSKGYGFVRFGDENEKKLAITEMNGVYCSTRPMRVGLATPKRFSGGFGPNGASAAGSQTDMDSANTTVFVGGLDPDVNEDDLKEAFSRYGEVASVKIPVGKQCGFVLFVHRNNAEEAMQQLNGTIIGKQTVRLSWGRNPAKKQSRAERGKRWNGAYYGGQVYDGYSLSPHYPGMYVLPPYGAYAFYGSQQQVN